A genomic segment from Salvia splendens isolate huo1 chromosome 13, SspV2, whole genome shotgun sequence encodes:
- the LOC121762842 gene encoding homeotic protein knotted-1-like has translation MEEYNHEMSGSSNSRCNFVYGDSSVYGRNAFHIQSPDCYDHSEPQHQHPTVKTESRNHASRFHYAPEAAEDYRRRHDRRQENHDSGEAESIKAKIIAHPQYSSLLDAYMDCQKVGAPPDVVARLAAVRQEFEASQRAAAAAGRDVSKDPELDQFMEAYYDMLVKYREELTKPIHEAMEFMRRIEKQLSLLTKNSEEKYEGGASSEEEHEDSAGESTEVAKIDPRAEDRELKNHLLKKYSGYLSSLKQELSKKKKKGKLPKDARQKLLSWWELHYKWPYPSESEKLALAESTGLDQKQINNWFINQRKRHWKPSEDMQFMGMDGLQHPQAGPGLYMEGHYLGDGPYRLGP, from the exons atgGAGGAATACAATCATGAGATGAGCGGGAGCTCGAATTCGAGGTGCAATTTTGTGTACGGAGACTCCTCAGTGTATGGAAGGAACGCCTTCCACATCCAATCGCCAGATTGCTACGATCATTCGGAACCGCAGCATCAGCATCCAACGGTCAAAACTGAATCGCGAAATCACGCGTCGCGGTTTCACTACGCTCCGGAGGCGGCGGAGGACTACCGCCGCCGCCACGACCGGAGGCAGGAGAATCACGATTCCGGCGAAGCGGAGTCTATCAAGGCTAAAATTATCGCCCACCCTCAGTATTCGAGCCTATTGGATGCTTACATGGACTGCCAAAAG GTTGGAGCGCCGCCGGATGTGGTGGCGCGGCTGGCGGCGGTTCGGCAGGAGTTTGAGGCGAGCCAGCGAGCTGCGGCGGCGGCCGGGAGAGATGTTTCCAAGGATCCGGAACTCGACCAGTTCATG GAAGCATATTATGATATGTTAGTGAAGTATAGAGAGGAGCTGACGAAGCCGATTCATGAAGCCATGGAGTTTATGCGACGGATTGAGAAGCAGCTCAGCCTTCTCACCAAAAACTCTG aggaaaaATACGAGGGTGGGGCCTCGTCCGAAGAAGAGCACGAAGACAGCGCGGGAGAGTCGACAGAAGTTGCAAAGATCGATCCAAGAGCCGAGGACCGGGAGCTAAAGAACCACCTCCTGAAAAAGTATAGTGGCTACCTGAGCAGCCTCAAGCAGGAGCtctcgaagaagaagaagaaagggaaaCTCCCCAAAGACGCGAGGCAGAAGCTCCTCAGCTGGTGGGAGCTTCACTACAAATggccttatccttcg GAGTCGGAGAAGCTGGCGCTGGCGGAATCGACAGGGCTTGACCAGAAGCAGATAAACAACTGGTTCATCAACCAGAGGAAAAGGCATTGGAAGCCGTCCGAGGATATGCAGTTCATGGGGATGGATGGGCTTCAGCACCCCCAGGCTGGGCCAGGGCTTTACATGGAGGGCCATTACTTGGGTGATGGGCCTTACAGATTGGGGCCGTGA
- the LOC121761499 gene encoding uncharacterized protein LOC121761499 isoform X3 — translation MKPKALNVMFQIKLVYPGSESNASMLTLGGVDAMGKRLADEICIAVVYKVLRRFQYNLQGPLAYTTIQASNRTLSGSNLLCIISHTTTYDCPLPI, via the exons ATGAAGCCAAAAGCTTTAAATGTAATGTTTCAAATCAAGTTGGTATATCCAGGCAGTGAATCCAACGCTTCAATGTTGACACTCGGTGGAGTTGACGCTATGGGGAAGAGATTAGCCGATGAG ATCTGCATTGCAGTTGTTTATAAG GTTTTACGCAGGTTTCAGTACAATCTACAAGGGCCTCTCGCCTACACCACGATTCAGGCAAGTAATCGGACACTATCAG GTTCAAACTTACTTTGCATCATCTCTCATACTACAACATATGACTGTCCACTTCCAATTTAA
- the LOC121761499 gene encoding uncharacterized protein LOC121761499 isoform X4 — translation MKPKALNVMFQIKLVYPGSESNASMLTLGGVDAMGKRLADEICIAVVYKVLRRFQYNLQGPLAYTTIQVQTYFASSLILQHMTVHFQFNLYC, via the exons ATGAAGCCAAAAGCTTTAAATGTAATGTTTCAAATCAAGTTGGTATATCCAGGCAGTGAATCCAACGCTTCAATGTTGACACTCGGTGGAGTTGACGCTATGGGGAAGAGATTAGCCGATGAG ATCTGCATTGCAGTTGTTTATAAG GTTTTACGCAGGTTTCAGTACAATCTACAAGGGCCTCTCGCCTACACCACGATTCAG GTTCAAACTTACTTTGCATCATCTCTCATACTACAACATATGACTGTCCACTTCCAATTTAACCTCTattgttaa
- the LOC121761499 gene encoding uncharacterized protein LOC121761499 isoform X1, with protein sequence MKPKALNVMFQIKLVYPGSESNASMLTLGGVDAMGKRLADEICIAVVYKVRSLSNHEPPVSIVSLFYSNHHHLFKYIIFSQIGCNHDRFYAGFSTIYKGLSPTPRFRQVIGHYQVQTYFASSLILQHMTVHFQFNLYC encoded by the exons ATGAAGCCAAAAGCTTTAAATGTAATGTTTCAAATCAAGTTGGTATATCCAGGCAGTGAATCCAACGCTTCAATGTTGACACTCGGTGGAGTTGACGCTATGGGGAAGAGATTAGCCGATGAG ATCTGCATTGCAGTTGTTTATAAGGTGCGGAGCCTTAGCAACCATGAACCACCAGTTTCGATCGTATCCTTGTTTTATTCGAACcatcatcatctctttaagtatATCATTTTTTCTCAGATTGGTTGCAACCATGACAGGTTTTACGCAGGTTTCAGTACAATCTACAAGGGCCTCTCGCCTACACCACGATTCAGGCAAGTAATCGGACACTATCAG GTTCAAACTTACTTTGCATCATCTCTCATACTACAACATATGACTGTCCACTTCCAATTTAACCTCTattgttaa
- the LOC121761499 gene encoding uncharacterized protein LOC121761499 isoform X2 — protein sequence MKPKALNVMFQIKLVYPGSESNASMLTLGGVDAMGKRLADEICIAVVYKVRSLSNHEPPVSIVSLFYSNHHHLFKYIIFSQIGCNHDRFYAGFSTIYKGLSPTPRFRFKLTLHHLSYYNI from the exons ATGAAGCCAAAAGCTTTAAATGTAATGTTTCAAATCAAGTTGGTATATCCAGGCAGTGAATCCAACGCTTCAATGTTGACACTCGGTGGAGTTGACGCTATGGGGAAGAGATTAGCCGATGAG ATCTGCATTGCAGTTGTTTATAAGGTGCGGAGCCTTAGCAACCATGAACCACCAGTTTCGATCGTATCCTTGTTTTATTCGAACcatcatcatctctttaagtatATCATTTTTTCTCAGATTGGTTGCAACCATGACAGGTTTTACGCAGGTTTCAGTACAATCTACAAGGGCCTCTCGCCTACACCACGATTCAG GTTCAAACTTACTTTGCATCATCTCTCATACTACAACATATGA
- the LOC121762266 gene encoding protein FAR-RED IMPAIRED RESPONSE 1-like: protein MASPTTSTQDYHANPETPLSTGDAVRRDMMHELFGSSAESENSMEHEVMNEDDGDSYELSNQIEEDGDENMEDEEDLFGADKHACEELMKNGPQSGLEFESRERIFATYQAFAKVKGFSIITRTARSDKYLLLSCGRARKPNAKKYTKKINCPTRLNAIKQDNGNWKISTFCNEHNHDLEPQLSEFMPAHRHLTTHLKVLLEAYDRAGSRLCKSVRTMEVLAGGPSNLGASTRDCRNHVDKMRRLRLGDGDANAIQKMFKRLQQNDRDFFYLIDIGDDSRLRHVMWIHPRSRAAYQDFHDVVSFDTTYLVNQYNMPFGTVVGVNHHHHSILLGCCLLSDERAESFKWFFSNWLDAMGGVQPTAILSDQDESITIALREVLPDSIHRFCLWHIVSKSSKKFRGIANFEMACLDFNRVIHGSFSIPEFENNWLDFQVKYNLHENSWIKNLYEIRQSWVPVYSKHIFWAGMMSTQRSESMHAFFDNYINSRSTLKIFVEQYEICIVDKIRKELQAEYSTKCRPITCVSEFKWESQFAKVYTNNIMELLQKQVKKIWNCNLILLESDSSSMDRYDITETRTSSKYPSPNELHFMVEHRPVGGYFDCNCKKFENKGIFCCHILKVLVFKKIDHVSERYILRRWRKDVYRPHFSISFAGAYPHMSKEYKQFQEMEQEFIKCSNLAIDSEEKISFVKDKFKEIQRDLKRWKPAGTISLRSQNTSEAIEIDAGNIPILDPVVVTRKGRPRTARFKDPAENRKGRGRGRGRGRSGVRGPSVS, encoded by the exons ATGGCATCCCCAACAACTTCGACTCAAGATTATCATGCGAACCCGGAGACTCCACTTTCAACTGGTG atGCTGTTAGAAGGGATATGATGCATGAACTTTTTGGATCTTCCGCCGAAAGCGAAAATAGCATGGAGCATGAAGTTATGAATGAAGACGATGGAGATTCCTATGAACTTTCAAACCAAATTGAAGAAGATGGAGATGAGAATATGGAGGATGAAGAAGATTTATTTGGAGCTGATAAGCATGCATGTGAAGAGTTGATGAAAAATGGGCCTCAATCTGGTTTAGAGTTTGAAAGTAGAGAACGGATCTTTGCAACATATCAAGCTTTTGCGAAGGTAAAGGGATTTAGTATTATAACAAGAACTGCACGTAGTGATAAGTATCTTTTGCTCTCATGCGGAAGGGCCCGAAAGCCAAATGCAAAGAAATAcactaagaaaatcaattgTCCTACTCGTTTGAATGCGATAAAACAGGACAACGGCAATTGGAAGATTTCAACATTTTGCAATGAGCATAACCACGATCTAGAGCCACAACTTTCTGAATTTATGCCGGCACATAGGCACCTGACAACTCATTTGAAGGTCCTTTTAGAGGCATATGACCGTGCAGGATCAAGGTTATGTAAGAGTGTAAGAACGATGGAAGTTCTTGCCGGCGGGCCATCTAATTTAGGAGCTTCGACGAGAGATTGCAGAAATCATGTTGACAAAATGCGGAGGCTAAGACTAGGAGATGGAGATGCTAATGCCATTCAAAAGATGTTTAAGAGGCTGCAGCAAAATGATAGAGACTTCTTTTATCTGATCGATATTGGTGATGATTCTAGACTTCGCCATGTCATGTGGATTCATCCGCGGAGTAGGGCTGCATACCAGGATTTCCACGACGTCGTGAGCTTTGACACGACTTATCTCGTCAATCAATACAATATGCCTTTTGGAACTGTTGTGGGGGTTAATCATCACCACCACTCCATTCTATTAGGATGTTGTCTATTGAGCGACGAGCGTGCAGAATCATTCAAATGGTTCTTTAGTAATTGGCTGGACGCAATGGGAGGTGTTCAACCGACGGCAATTTTGAGTGATCAAGATGAAAGCATTACGATCGCATTGAGAGAAGTATTGCCTGACAGTATCCACCGCTTCTGTTTGTGGCATATTGTTTCGAAGAGCTCCAAGAAATTCAGAGGTATCGCTAATTTTGAAATGGCTTGTTTAGATTTCAATCGAGTGATACATGGCAGTTTTAGTATTCCGGAATTTGAAAATAATTGGCTCGATTTTCAAGTTAAGTATAACTTACATGAAAATAGTTGGATAAAAAACTTATATGAAATAAGGCAAAGTTGGGTGCCAGTATACTCAAAGCACATCTTTTGGGCTGGCATGATGTCGACTCAAAGAAGTGAGTCAATGCATGCATTCTTCGATAATTACATCAATTCGAGGAGTACTTTGAAAATCTTTGTTGAGCAATATGAGATTTGTATCGTCGATAAGATTCGAAAAGAGCTTCAAGCTGAATATTCGACGAAGTGCAGGCCTATCACTTGTGTGTCAGAGTTTAAGTGGGAATCACAATTTGCTAAGGTATACACTAATAATATCATGGAGCTTCTTCAGAAACAAGTGAAAAAGATTTGGAATTGCAATCTCATTTTGTTGGAGTCAGATAGTAGCTCAATGGATAGATATGATATTACTGAGACACGTACATCGAGCAAGTATCCCTCTCCCAACGAGCTACATTTCATGGTTGAGCATCGGCCTGTTGGGGGCTATTTTGATTGCAATTGCAAGAAATTCGAGAACAAAGGTATTTTCTGCTGTCATATATTGAAGGTTTTGGTATTCAAAAAAATTGATCATGTCAGCGAAAGATATATTTTACGGCGATGGCGGAAGGATGTATATAGGCCACATTTTAGCATTTCTTTTGCGGGTGCATATCCACACATGTCCAAGGAGTATAAACAATTTCAAGAGATGGAACAAGAGTTTATAAAATGCAGCAATTTGGCAATCGATTCGGAGGAGAAAATCAGTTTTGTCAAAGATAAGTTCAAAGAAATTCAAAGAGATCTTAAGAGATGGAAACCTGCCGGCACAATTTCTCTTCGAAGCCAAAATACATCTGAAGCAATAGAAATTGATGCAGGTAATATTCCCATTTTAGATCCGGTTGTTGTCACTCGCAAAGGAAGGCCAAGGACTGCTCGATTTAAAGATCCAGCTGAAAATAGGAAAGGTCGTGGCCGTGGTCGTGGTCGAGGTCGAAGTGGAGTTCGTGGTCCTTCTGTAAGTTGA
- the LOC121761502 gene encoding EPIDERMAL PATTERNING FACTOR-like protein 2 translates to MACMNSFPIILLASAFLLIFIAHGRQFPNADMVKNEEIGARMMRGVIGSRPPKCENRCRNCGKCEAVQVPIAPAKKFLDSQIYGKIAANTVEYSRGDGVSGYKPMCWKCKCGNFIFNP, encoded by the exons ATGGCCTGCATGAATTCCTTCCCAATAATCCTACTTGCTTCTGCTTTTCTCCTCATCTTCATTGCTCATG GTAGGCAATTCCCCAATGCTGACATG GTGAAAAATGAAGAAATTGGTGCAAGAATGATGAGGGGAGTGATAGGATCAAGGCCACCAAAATGTGAAAACAGATGTAGGAATTGTGGGAAGTGTGAGGCAGTGCAAGTTCCAATTGCACCAGCTAAGAAATTCTTGGATTCACAAATATATGGGAAAATTGCAGCAAATACAGTTGAATATTCAAGAGGGGATGGTGTCTCAGGGTACAAGCCAATGTGTTGGAAGTGTAAATGTGGGAATTTCATCTTTAACCCATAG
- the LOC121761189 gene encoding ergosterol biosynthetic protein 28-like, producing the protein MKLLGWWLMLVGSLRLVSVWFGFFDIWALRLAVYSKTTMTEVHGRTFGVWTLLTCTLCYLCAFNLDNKPLYLATFLSFIYAFGHFLSEYLIYHTMAIGNLTTVGIFAGTSIILMLLQWNSHQPAKAKPQ; encoded by the exons ATGAAGTTACTAGGGTGGTGGCTGATGCTCGTGGGCAGTCTCCGATTAGTTTCGGTGTGGTTCGGATTCTTCGATATATGGGCTCTTCGCCTCGCCGTTTACTCCAAAACCACCA TGACTGAAGTTCATGGGCGCACGTTTGGAGTTTGGACATTGCTGACTTGCACTCTTTGCTATCTCTGTGCGTTCAACCTCGATAACAAGCCTCTGTATTTGGCCACATTTCTATCCTTCATCTATGCGTTCGGCCATTTCCTGTCGGAGTACCTGATTTACCACACAATGGCTATTGGAAATCTGACAACTGTTGGCATCTTTGCTG GAACATCAATTATTTTGATGCTGTTGCAGTGGAATTCACATCAACCAGCCAAAGCTAAGCCTCAGTGA